The Devosia sp. MC521 genome has a segment encoding these proteins:
- a CDS encoding sugar phosphate isomerase/epimerase — MTACITSVGFNAASTDGEFASYELEMRNLAEIGAEVVEMCVTSLDLIANGRIMPERMARLEKVARNYKFKYTVHGLVSSDFMDPDTLDRQLKVAKAVVEICDRIDARVLVQHSGRVRADTPLNRAGADQREADAFYELAEFAKPYGVRIAVENCFLTSQGEYRRLPSEIAGMLREINHPNLVGTLDFGHAYIDCTHRGLDFMTELRAMAPVTGHLHVHDSYGNMRGATPFYYPQDGVALGLGDLHLPLGWGDINWEEIFSELTFLPDTALMMEVSNRRFGAEQPASLARARQLQALVNNRV, encoded by the coding sequence ATGACTGCCTGCATCACTAGCGTTGGTTTCAACGCAGCTTCAACCGACGGTGAATTCGCCAGCTATGAGCTGGAAATGCGCAACCTCGCCGAAATTGGCGCTGAAGTTGTAGAGATGTGTGTGACGTCCCTCGACCTCATAGCCAACGGTCGCATCATGCCAGAGCGTATGGCCCGCCTAGAGAAGGTCGCGCGCAACTACAAGTTCAAGTATACCGTGCATGGTCTGGTTTCGTCCGATTTCATGGATCCGGATACGCTTGATCGCCAGTTGAAGGTCGCCAAGGCTGTCGTAGAGATCTGTGATCGCATCGACGCTCGCGTGCTGGTGCAGCACAGCGGACGTGTTCGGGCCGACACTCCGCTCAACCGTGCCGGCGCGGACCAGCGCGAAGCTGACGCGTTCTACGAGCTCGCCGAGTTCGCAAAGCCTTACGGCGTTCGCATTGCCGTTGAAAACTGCTTCCTCACCAGCCAGGGCGAATATCGCCGGTTGCCGTCCGAGATCGCGGGGATGCTGCGCGAGATCAACCATCCTAACTTGGTTGGTACGCTCGACTTTGGCCACGCTTACATTGACTGCACCCATCGCGGACTCGACTTCATGACCGAATTGCGTGCCATGGCGCCGGTCACGGGCCATCTCCACGTTCACGACTCCTACGGCAATATGCGCGGCGCGACGCCGTTCTATTATCCGCAGGATGGCGTCGCTCTCGGCTTGGGTGACCTGCACCTGCCGCTCGGCTGGGGTGATATCAATTGGGAAGAGATTTTCTCGGAACTAACCTTCCTGCCCGATACAGCCCTGATGATGGAAGTCAGCAATCGGCGTTTTGGTGCTGAACAGCCGGCAAGCTTGGCGCGTGCCCGTCAGTTGCAGGCGCTGGTCAATAATCGGGTCTAA
- a CDS encoding IS3 family transposase (programmed frameshift), with protein MTTKTTKTKSSAEQVVKDIRRATRRHFSAEDKIRIVLDGLRGEDSIAELCRREGIAQSVYYSWSKEFMEAGKRRLAGDTTRAATNDEVLDLRREASALKECVADLTLENRLLKKKHDRGWGGYRMRYPASEKLEIIRLVEQSHLPTKQTLDRLGIPRRTFYRWYDRYLNGGPEALEDQSSAPSRVWNRIPTGIQDQVIEMALEHSELSPRELAVRFTDERGYFISEASVYRLLKAHDLITSPAYVVIKAANEFHTKTSRPNQMWQTDFTYFKIIGWGWMYLSTVLDDYSRYIIAWKLCTTMRAQDVTDTLDLALAASGCDQARVQHRPRLLSDNGPSYIAQELADYIAANDMDHVRGAPLHPQTQGKIERWHQTLKNRILLENYFLPGDLESQIEAFIEHYNHKRYHESLDNVTPADAYFGRAPAIIKRRENIKRKTIQHRRLMHHRLAA; from the exons ATGACGACGAAAACAACGAAGACGAAATCATCCGCAGAGCAGGTTGTGAAGGACATTCGCCGCGCGACACGACGACACTTTTCGGCCGAGGACAAGATCCGGATCGTGCTCGATGGATTGCGTGGCGAGGACAGCATTGCTGAGCTGTGCCGACGTGAAGGCATCGCCCAGAGCGTCTATTACTCTTGGTCAAAGGAGTTCATGGAAGCTGGCAAGCGACGTTTGGCTGGTGACACAACTCGTGCCGCCACCAATGATGAGGTTCTGGATTTACGCAGGGAAGCAAGCGCGCTCAAGGAATGCGTTGCGGATCTGACGCTCGAGAACCGCCTGCTTA AAAAAAAGCATGATCGGGGATGGGGAGGATATCGAATGAGATATCCCGCATCTGAAAAGCTCGAGATTATCCGGCTGGTTGAGCAATCGCATCTCCCCACCAAACAGACGCTGGACCGGTTGGGTATTCCGCGGCGAACCTTTTATCGTTGGTACGATCGCTACTTGAACGGTGGCCCTGAGGCGCTGGAGGATCAATCCTCGGCACCAAGCCGGGTCTGGAACCGTATCCCGACCGGTATCCAAGACCAAGTCATCGAGATGGCTCTGGAGCACTCCGAGCTGAGCCCGCGCGAACTGGCGGTTCGCTTCACCGATGAGAGGGGCTATTTTATCTCAGAAGCCAGCGTTTACAGGCTTCTCAAGGCCCATGATCTCATCACCAGCCCCGCTTACGTAGTGATCAAGGCGGCCAATGAGTTCCACACCAAGACCAGCCGTCCCAACCAGATGTGGCAGACCGATTTTACCTATTTCAAGATCATCGGCTGGGGCTGGATGTATCTCTCCACGGTGCTGGACGACTATTCCCGCTACATCATTGCCTGGAAACTGTGCACGACCATGCGGGCTCAGGATGTCACCGACACTCTGGACTTGGCATTAGCAGCTTCAGGCTGCGATCAGGCGCGTGTGCAGCATCGGCCGCGCTTGCTGAGTGACAATGGACCCAGTTACATCGCCCAGGAGCTTGCCGACTATATCGCAGCCAATGACATGGATCATGTCCGAGGCGCTCCGCTTCATCCCCAGACACAGGGCAAGATCGAGCGCTGGCACCAGACGCTGAAAAACCGGATCCTTCTAGAGAACTACTTCCTGCCCGGTGACCTCGAAAGCCAGATCGAGGCCTTCATTGAGCACTACAATCATAAGCGCTATCACGAGAGCCTCGACAATGTGACACCCGCAGATGCCTACTTCGGCAGAGCACCTGCCATCATCAAAAGGCGTGAAAACATCAAGCGCAAAAC
- a CDS encoding ABC transporter permease, with protein MTFVVLIVVFLPLIIGADFQAMDLKNRLSPPVFFGGTWQHALGTDELGRDVLARLLASTQTSMALALAATILSTVLGVGLGFLASYMRGVVEQIILMFIDAQSAIPFMIIALAVLAFLGNSLLLFTILLGFSGWASIARVTRGLAISFSEHGFANAVGDLGASPWRIYMRHILPNIASTLVVSLTLNFPEVILLEAGLSFLGLGIQPPMTSLGSMVGYARDYLHTAPWILLAPALVIVVTTLSMSLVGDWLRDRLDPALR; from the coding sequence ATGACTTTCGTCGTTTTAATCGTGGTGTTCCTGCCCCTGATCATCGGCGCTGACTTCCAAGCAATGGATCTCAAGAACCGCCTTTCGCCACCAGTTTTCTTCGGCGGCACTTGGCAACATGCGTTAGGCACAGACGAACTGGGGCGCGACGTTCTGGCTCGCCTACTTGCCTCGACCCAAACGTCGATGGCCCTGGCGCTGGCCGCGACCATACTGAGCACGGTCCTTGGCGTTGGCCTCGGTTTCCTCGCCAGCTACATGCGAGGCGTAGTTGAGCAGATCATTTTGATGTTCATCGACGCACAATCGGCCATCCCGTTCATGATCATCGCCCTAGCGGTGCTGGCATTCCTTGGCAATTCGCTGCTGCTGTTCACCATTCTGCTGGGCTTTTCTGGCTGGGCCAGCATTGCGCGCGTCACCCGTGGTCTCGCCATCTCGTTCAGTGAGCATGGTTTCGCCAATGCGGTAGGCGATCTGGGTGCATCGCCGTGGCGCATCTATATGCGCCACATCCTGCCCAACATCGCCTCGACGCTGGTCGTTTCGCTGACGCTGAATTTCCCCGAGGTCATCTTGCTTGAGGCTGGCCTGTCCTTCCTCGGCTTAGGTATCCAGCCTCCGATGACCTCGCTTGGTAGCATGGTGGGATATGCCCGCGATTATCTGCATACCGCGCCTTGGATTTTGCTGGCACCGGCTTTGGTGATCGTCGTCACAACCCTAAGCATGTCGCTGGTCGGAGACTGGCTGCGTGACCGTCTTGACCCAGCTCTCAGATAA
- a CDS encoding Na/Pi cotransporter family protein, with the protein MPLYHALLQLGGAIMMLLWAIRMLRSGVERGHGALLLRLTNNPKGGWPTSALTGLLTAALLQSSTAVALLVSAIAATGTLPLASALAMVLGADVGSALILQVLATDLSWLAALLGLVGGALYLGASSRKWRQTGRIGLSIALVMISLGLIGDATEPLRDAPMLVPAVQYLNSDVLTAFVVGAVFTWLVHSSIASILLIATFMGQGIIPFELAVVLVFGANVGGGLIAVGLTLKADIAARRIALGNFLFKLVFAVAALAIVYPSGFAVVGWFSSPTGIVQLHLLFNIAMLVLGLPMVGVVSSLIQRLVPDARTTNADAGENSRLDPRLLQDPRSAETCVKREMLAMARHVEEMLHPVAELFKYPDQEKIQKIKQLESEVDRRHTEIKHYLARIVYDDDQSDRAWRCFALADFAVNLEFAADTISGRLVKLARAYSRQPDVFRAADWDELFEIHQRVSENLQLSLNVMLSEDHLSAQRLLGTKEKMALAERANVINHIQRLRADATQSNRAGDIHLETMRAMRQINSMVASIALPFVDDAHHGHLRLDP; encoded by the coding sequence TTGCCCTTGTATCACGCGCTTTTGCAGCTTGGTGGCGCCATCATGATGCTGCTTTGGGCCATCCGCATGTTGCGCAGTGGTGTCGAGCGTGGGCACGGAGCACTGCTGTTGCGCCTCACCAATAACCCTAAGGGCGGATGGCCAACATCCGCCCTCACAGGGCTGCTGACCGCAGCCCTATTGCAAAGCTCCACTGCTGTTGCACTTCTCGTCTCAGCAATTGCAGCAACCGGAACACTACCCTTGGCGTCTGCTCTTGCCATGGTGCTCGGGGCCGATGTCGGATCCGCATTGATCCTGCAAGTGCTTGCAACTGATCTGTCATGGCTTGCTGCTCTTTTGGGCTTGGTCGGCGGAGCCCTGTACCTAGGAGCCTCCAGCCGCAAATGGCGTCAGACTGGTCGGATTGGTCTGTCAATTGCACTGGTCATGATCTCCTTGGGGCTGATTGGGGACGCCACAGAGCCGCTCAGGGATGCACCCATGCTTGTTCCGGCGGTCCAATATCTCAACAGCGACGTACTGACGGCATTTGTAGTGGGTGCTGTTTTTACCTGGCTGGTCCATTCCAGCATCGCTTCGATCCTGCTTATCGCCACCTTCATGGGGCAGGGGATCATTCCATTTGAGTTGGCTGTCGTCTTGGTCTTTGGGGCCAATGTTGGCGGCGGCCTCATTGCCGTCGGGTTGACGCTGAAAGCTGATATTGCTGCCCGCCGCATTGCTTTGGGCAATTTCCTCTTCAAGCTGGTCTTTGCCGTAGCGGCTCTCGCCATCGTTTATCCGTCAGGCTTTGCGGTCGTCGGCTGGTTCTCCAGTCCCACTGGCATCGTGCAGTTGCACCTGTTGTTCAATATCGCGATGCTGGTCCTCGGGCTGCCGATGGTGGGCGTGGTTTCCTCACTAATCCAGCGACTGGTGCCGGATGCTCGCACCACCAACGCCGACGCTGGCGAAAATTCGCGTCTTGATCCGCGTCTGCTCCAAGACCCACGCAGCGCTGAAACTTGCGTAAAGCGTGAGATGTTGGCTATGGCGCGTCATGTCGAGGAAATGCTCCATCCCGTTGCGGAACTGTTCAAGTACCCCGATCAAGAGAAGATCCAGAAGATCAAACAGCTTGAGAGCGAGGTGGACCGACGCCATACGGAGATAAAGCATTACCTCGCCCGCATTGTTTATGACGATGACCAATCGGACAGGGCATGGCGTTGCTTTGCGCTTGCGGACTTTGCCGTGAACTTGGAATTTGCTGCCGATACGATCTCTGGACGCCTCGTAAAGCTGGCGCGCGCATATTCCCGCCAGCCGGATGTGTTTCGTGCCGCAGATTGGGACGAATTGTTCGAAATCCACCAGCGCGTAAGCGAGAACCTGCAATTATCGTTGAACGTCATGTTGAGCGAAGATCATTTGTCGGCGCAACGTTTGCTTGGCACCAAGGAGAAAATGGCCCTCGCCGAGCGCGCCAATGTCATCAACCACATCCAAAGGCTGCGGGCCGATGCCACTCAGTCCAACCGGGCGGGTGACATCCACCTTGAAACCATGCGCGCCATGCGGCAAATCAATTCGATGGTTGCCAGCATCGCTCTACCGTTTGTCGATGACGCTCATCACGGACACCTACGGTTGGACCCCTAA